A single genomic interval of Zingiber officinale cultivar Zhangliang chromosome 4A, Zo_v1.1, whole genome shotgun sequence harbors:
- the LOC121970300 gene encoding transmembrane 9 superfamily member 3-like: MEMRKPAMDLAVAVVALLLCFGVAGVSSDASNHRYKKGDHVPLYVNKVGPFHNPSETYRYFDLPFCTPEHVTEKKEALGEVLNGDRLVDAPYKLDFGTDQKAELLCKKNLSKADVAKFRSAVSKDYYFQMYYDDLPLWGFIGKVDKEGKDLEEYKYFLYQRFHFDVVYNKDRVIEITVHTDPDMLLDVTDDKDIEVEFVYSVNWKETTISFEKRMEKYSQTSSLPHHLEIHWFSIINSCVTVLLLTGFLATILMRVLKNDFVKYAHDEESADDEEETGWKYIHGDVFRFPKYKSLLAASLGSGTQLFTLTIFIFILALVGVFYPYNRGALFTALVIIYALTSGIAGYAATSFYCQLEGTNWVRNLLLTGCLFCGPLFLTFCFLNTVAIIYSATAALPFGTIVVIVLIWTLVTSPLLVLGGIAGKNSKTEFQAPVRTTKYPREIPELPWYRHTVPQMIMAGFLPFSAIYIELYYIFASVWGHRIYTIYSILFIVFIILIIVTAFITVALTYFQLAAEDHEWWWRSFLCGGSTGLFVYGYCWYYYHARSDMSGFMQTSFFFGYMACICYGFFLMLGTVGFRASLLFVRHIYRSIKCE, from the exons ATGGAAATGAGGAAGCCGGCGATGGATCTCGCCGTGGCTGTGGTCGCGCTTCTGCTGTGCTTCGGCGTCGCCGGAGTCTCGTCGGACGCATCCAATCACCGGTACAAGAAGGGCGACCACGTCCCCCTCTACGTCAACAAAGTTGGCCCTTTCCACAACCCCAG CGAGACGTATCGCTATTTTGATCTACCATTTTGCACCCCAG agcatgtgaCTGAGAAAaaagaagcacttggagaagttCTGAATGGGGACCGTCTGGTAGATGCCCCATACAAGCTTGACTTCGGTACAGATCAGAAGGCTGAATTGCTTTGCAAAAAAAATCTCTCAAAAGCAGATGTTGCCAAGTTCAGAAGTGCAGTCTCCAAGGACTACTACTTCCAGATGTATTATGATGATCTTCCTCTTTGGGGATTCATTGGAAAAGTTGACAAGGAAGGTAAAGACCTTGAGGAGTACAAGTACTTCCTCTACCAGCGCTTCCACTTTGATGTCGTGTACAACAAAGACAGGGTGATTGAGATTACTGTCCACACTGATCCCGATATGCTGTTGGATGTGACAGATGATAAGGATATTGAAGTGGAATTTGTGTATTCTGTTAATTGGAAGGAGACCACCATATCATTTGAAAAGAGGATGGAGAAGTATTCTCAGACTTCTTCACTACCTCATCATCTGGAGATTCATTGGTTCTCCATTATAAATTCTTGTGTTACAGTTCTTCTCTTGACTGGATTCCTTGCTACGATCCTCATGCGGGTGCTTAAAAATGACTTTGTCAA GTATGCACATGATGAAGAGTCTGCTGATGATGAAGAAGAGACTGGTTGGAAATATATCCATGGTGATGTCTTTAGGTTTCCAAAGTACAAGTCTCTGCTGGCTGCTTCTCTTGGTTCTGGCACACAGTTATTTACTCT CacaattttcatttttattcttGCTCTTGTTGGGGTTTTCTACCCATATAATCGCGGGGCTCTTTTTACTGCACTTGTGATCATTTATGCACTTACCTCCGGCATTGCTGGGTATGCTGCTACCTCTTTTTATTGTCAGCTAGAAGGGACAAACTGG GTGAGAAATTTGCTATTGACAGGATGCCTTTTCTGTGGGCCTTTATTTCTCACGTTTTGCTTTCTTAATACTGTCGCGATCATATACAGTGCCACTGCAGCATTACCATTTGGAACTATTGTTGTTATTGTCCTCATTTGGACACTGGTGACCTCTCCGCTACTGGTTTTGGGTGGAATTGCTGGTAAAAACAGCAAAACAGAGTTTCAAGCACCTGTTCGCACAACAAAATATCCTAGAGAGATTCCAGAGCTGCCATGGTATCGGCATACTGTTCCACAAATGATAATGGCTGGCTTTCTTCCTTTCAGTGCAATCTATATCGAGCTTTACTACATATTTGCAAGTGTATGGGGGCACAGAATATATACTATATATAGCATTCTATTCATTGTCTTCATCATCCTCATTATCGTCACTGCATTTATTACCGTTGCACTGACCTACTTCCAACTTGCTGCAGAAGATCACGAATGGTGGTGGAG GTCTTTCCTATGCGGAGGATCGACCGGCCTCTTTGTCTACGGATACTGTTGGTACTATTACCATGCTCGCTCTGACATGTCAGGCTTCATGCAGACCTCCTTCTTCTTCGGTTACATGGCTTGCATCTGCTATGGCTTCTTCTTGATGCTTGGCACGGTCGGCTTCCGTGCTTCTCTGCTCTTCGTCCGCCACATATACCGATCCATCAAGTGCGAGTAG